In Melanotaenia boesemani isolate fMelBoe1 chromosome 5, fMelBoe1.pri, whole genome shotgun sequence, the DNA window TCAAACATGGTGGAGGATCAATGATGTTTTGGGGTTGTTTTGCTGCCTCTGGCACTGGGTGCCTTGACAGTGTGCAAGGAGTCATGAAATCTGAAGACTACCAAAATGTTTTGGGTCGCAATGTAGGGCCTAGTGTCAGACAACTGGGTCTGCGTCAGAGGTCATGGGtgttccagcaggacaatgacccaaaacatacCTCAAATAGCACAAAGAAATGGCTAAAAACAAAGCACTGGAGAGTTCTGCAGTGGCCATCAATGAGTCCGGATCTGAATCCCATTGAACACCTATGGAGAGACCTCAAAATTGCTGTCGCAAGAAGGCACCCTTCAAATCTGAGAGACCTGGAGCAGTTTGTTAAAGAAGAGTGGTCCAAAATTCCATCTGAGAGGTGCAAGAAACTTGTTGATGGTTATAGGAAGAGATTACTTTCAGTTATTTCTTCCAAAGGGTGTGCAACCAAATATTGAGTTGAGGgtgccaacaattttgtccatccCATTTTTTGAGTTTTGTGTAGAATTTTGTTAATCTTGGCTTTTCTCTtcagcttttttgtgtttttccaatgcatatgaaggaaataaacacaattgaaccaaaaacatttgtaattgCAACAATTCCTGGgagtatttgtgtattttgtggaaaaattcCAGGGGTGCCAATAATTTcatccatgactgtatatatatatatatatatatttatatataatagtttatgttttttttttcctaccctTTTTTTAGATTACAATTTTTTGTGAGCATTGTCTTGTTCTCTCCAATGTAAATATATCTGCTGGTCATATGTTGTACTGACTTATTTGGTGAAAATGTTTcaacagcatgtgtgtgtgtgtgtatctgcaaATATTTCTGTGCTTGTGAACTATTTTAGTATTATAGCAAAAGTGTACTACATAAAGATGAATGCTTTTAATTATGCTGAACTATGTAAATTTGATAATGCTAAATGTAGTATTGGTTGCAGTGCTTTTGCATGTCCAATGGGGTATTTTGCATTGGGATTGTGGTTTTGTGAATTGTGTTacgcattttaaataaaaccaagctAGTTtgcaaaattatgttttaacaactggaaaaaaaaactgtgatcCTTTATGGATTAAAACTGCAATACATTTTATGCCAAGAGTCTCTTGAAATTGAATCTGTATGACCCAGTTGCTATGAATAGCAGCTTGTTTACGTGGTAAGGAAAGTCTAAAGAGAGTGGACATATGTGGGGGAGAAAGAAAGGTTTGTGAAGGCAACAAAGTCAATGCAAGAAAGtgattaaatgaattatttctgCTGGATGTCATCAAAATCTGTAAGTACAAGCAAAAAGAAATGGAATTTACCAGACGGTACCTTCCAATGGAATGGGAAGAGCGATggaggagagagaaggagaggaggaaaagacTTAttgaagaaggaggagaagggatAGAACAGGACTGCCGTGAGCTGAGGAGGATTGTTGCTTACAATGACACCAGGATGGGCCTGACAAGTGGTGGTACCATTAGTGGAGGTACAGAGGTTAGAATAAGAGGCACTAATCAGGAAGTAACTGGGAAGAATATGAGTGATGGGGCATTTGAGTATGACGGATATAAAGTTAATTTATGCCACAGAGAAAGCTTCCCTAAGGAAGTTTTCGCAACTATGAAAGAATTCCAGGATTCATTTCTTCTCACAGATCTGATTCTGGCCTCTCGGGATGGGAGCTGCTTCCATGTTCACTCCCTCATCTTAGCTGCTGTCAGCACCTTCATTATGGAGAGactgagagaaaaaagtaaagatcAATCATCCAGCATTCAGGAGAATGGAGCCCACATGTGTTCAATTCACATCGGTACTGATGTTAGCCATGCTGGGCTCAAGGCAGTGATTGACTTTGCTTACAGTGGAGATGTTTCATCTTTAAACAAGGAAACCTTGGAGCAAATCAAGGCAGCAGCTCAAGTCCTGGAAGTCCGACAACTACTGGATCTCTGCAACAATGaagaaaaatttgaaaaagGGGAACATCCTGAGCAGGAGCAGCAAACAATCTCTGCAACAAAACGAATTAGCTTGACTCTTCAGGCCATTCAACAGCTACGAGCAGATAAAGTTGGATGTGATGTAATTTTGAATGTGGATGGTGTTTTTTTACATGGTTAGTAAGTATGATGTCAGCTTTCTGTTGGGTTAGGATTAGCTGTGGCTAAAGTTTGAACTCATCTGTTGTCTGTTTCTAGTTCACAGAGTTATCCTGGCAGCAAGCAGTGACTATTTCCGCGGAATGTTTACTTGCGGAATGAAGGAATCCCATGAGACCTGTATTGCTCTTCCCTTTCTTTCAGCTGCTGATTTAGAAGCACTTATTGACTGCTCTTACAGTGGTACCCTTCAACTCACCTGGGACTCTGTTTTCGAGATCACCTGTACTGCCCTCCAACTTCAGTTCCAGCCCGCTCTCATGCTTTGCCTCAACTTTATGCGGGAAGAAATGCAGACAAGTTCCTGTCTGGATGTGGCATCATTTGCTGAAGCATATGGAATGACAGAGCTCCTTGAGGAAGCCAATGACTTTGTACTGAGGAACTTCAGGGATGTGTCAGCTACAGCAAAGTTTCAGGACCTGTCACCAGAAAAGCTTCTTGACTTCCTTAGCTGTGATGGTCTATGTGTGCCCTCGGAGTTGGCTGTGTTTCGAGCTGTAATATCATGGATTGAGGCTGATCCTGAGGAGAGATTGCCCCATGCTGGCTTACTGATGTCTGGAGTGCGCTTCCCTCTCATGACATTCAGAGAGTTCAGAGAGGTCAGAGCAATTAACCTACGCATGGAGTGCTTTGCAGACAAGGAGGTGGAACTCTATGGTTCAGCACTTAAGGAATTTGGTTTCAGTCTTCCAAAATCCCAAGACCATTATCGGGTCAGACGACCCAAAGATGTGCTCGTCATTGTTGGAGGAGACCACTTAAACCCAGATATGGGTCAGCGTGTACCAAAGAGAGAAGTGTGGTATACCAACACCCTACGCAGTGGAACAGGGCTGGTAAAGGATATAGAATGGAGGAAACTAAGTGAGATTCCCGACAAACCAAAGTTCAGACATGGAGTTGCAGTAATGGAGGGGAAGCTATATGTTGTTGGAGGTTGTTACTTTTATACCAAAGATGACATAATGAAATCTGCAtacaggtaaaaataaaaaaaataaaaaaatcaagtcAGTCCACAAATCCTTACCATGTCATATCCCATAACATTGATCTGACTTTTTGCTTACTTACTTTCACACCACACATGCTAGTTATGACCCTGCGAGGGACATCTGGAAGAGACTGGCTGATATGCAAGAGGCCAGAAGTAACTTTTCAGTGGTGGTACTTGAGGAGTGCCTTTATGCCATTGGTGGAGACAAGGAGATTAACACCAACATAGACAGCGTTGAGATGTACAACCAAGATACCGACTCCTGGAGGTAATATTAGTGTCTCTTACAGTGTACTTTATCACCCTTTCAAAGTAGAATTGACACAACATGATGCACAACATGAGATGCATCAGAGATGTATCATGCTCATTTTGAACACGACAGGTTCACACAGCAGCTCAGCCTAAGCATCACAACTACTTACCAGCTACCCATACAACTTTGACCTAATGAGCATAGACACATGACCCTTGGGGGATTTCTTGCCATGTCAGGAAAGTGGACTTGGCAACCAATGTTTTGGTTCCAGTGCTTTGCGGGATCTGTCCTTTGTCAATTGGACTTGATCGGGCACAGCTGTTGAATACTTCATTGATTGAACACCAGGGAGTGTGGAGGCTGTACTACTTCATGCAAAGTACATTAGCAATGATTAGACAGCAGATGTCACTGTTTGCTTAAAGCTTTGGGTACTCCGAGAGAATTTCTCATTATAATACTTATATAATTTTGTCTCTCAGTTTAATTACGATGACAGAATGAAAGTCTTTCAATCTTTCTGTTGTTCATCATATCATTTCAACTGAGACATTGTCCCATCCACTAatatctgactggttcctgttgtttcatttttcttagCTATGTCCAGCCCCTGGACCAGGCTCTCAGCGGTTATGCTGCTGCTGCCTTAAACAAAGGGGTTTTCATCTCTGGAGGTTTCAATTGTAAGTATGTATGTCTGGTTTCCATGTTTTTCTACCATCCCAAGAGAGGAACCATCTACCTTGCAGACATGACTCATGATCGAGCCCAACACTGCATGGAAGCCCTGAAAGGATGCCTCTATGTGGCTGGTGGGGTGTGTAACCTGAGGAAGTTTTACACTGACCAACTAGCCTGTGAGGTGTACGACCCTGTGATGGACTCCTGGACTGAGTTTTTACCGCTGTCTGTGCCACATGTGGGTGCTGCCTCAGCCATCCTGGAGGAGAAGATCTACATACTGGGAGGATACTGCCAGGATGACTACAGTGAGTCTGGGCTGGTCCATCGCTTTGATCCCACCATACAACGGTGGGAGACCATGGGCAAACTACCAGGGGCTGTTACTGATATTAAGGCTTGTCTGCTCCGCTTGCCCCAGCACCTCAGACACTAACTTGCTGGTAAAAATCGTAGATATGAATAGATGAAATCCAATCAGAAAGTGCACCTGCTGTATGTAGAAACACTGACTGACAACAgtgttaatatattttatttaccatgTGTAATTaggaggaagacagcaaaaatgacacaaatacGGTAACAGATACAGCTCAGCCTTCCTGCTTTGGATGATCCTCAGcagtcataaatatttttacaagaTCATATTTAATATGGAAACTGCATTTAATATTTAGGATCTCATACAGCCAGATATGTCCAAaactttgtatttattcatatcATTAAGTTTTACaaaacatctttctttttaagttatttatgaCTGTTTTGGAGGTTCTTTTCTACTTTACTTTTCTGCACCACAAAGATTAATTTTACTCCATCAGTGTTGCTCTGTTCAGATCAAATATGAACATAGATTTAATGCG includes these proteins:
- the si:ch211-63p21.8 gene encoding kelch-like protein 33, with protein sequence MEFTRRYLPMEWEERWRREKERRKRLIEEGGEGIEQDCRELRRIVAYNDTRMGLTSGGTISGGTEVRIRGTNQEVTGKNMSDGAFEYDGYKVNLCHRESFPKEVFATMKEFQDSFLLTDLILASRDGSCFHVHSLILAAVSTFIMERLREKSKDQSSSIQENGAHMCSIHIGTDVSHAGLKAVIDFAYSGDVSSLNKETLEQIKAAAQVLEVRQLLDLCNNEEKFEKGEHPEQEQQTISATKRISLTLQAIQQLRADKVGCDVILNVDGVFLHVHRVILAASSDYFRGMFTCGMKESHETCIALPFLSAADLEALIDCSYSGTLQLTWDSVFEITCTALQLQFQPALMLCLNFMREEMQTSSCLDVASFAEAYGMTELLEEANDFVLRNFRDVSATAKFQDLSPEKLLDFLSCDGLCVPSELAVFRAVISWIEADPEERLPHAGLLMSGVRFPLMTFREFREVRAINLRMECFADKEVELYGSALKEFGFSLPKSQDHYRVRRPKDVLVIVGGDHLNPDMGQRVPKREVWYTNTLRSGTGLVKDIEWRKLSEIPDKPKFRHGVAVMEGKLYVVGGCYFYTKDDIMKSAYSYDPARDIWKRLADMQEARSNFSVVVLEECLYAIGGDKEINTNIDSVEMYNQDTDSWSYVQPLDQALSGYAAAALNKGVFISGGFNCKYVCLVSMFFYHPKRGTIYLADMTHDRAQHCMEALKGCLYVAGGVCNLRKFYTDQLACEVYDPVMDSWTEFLPLSVPHVGAASAILEEKIYILGGYCQDDYSESGLVHRFDPTIQRWETMGKLPGAVTDIKACLLRLPQHLRH